TGCTTTAGTGTCCTGGAAATCCCATGGGATTGCCAGAACCAGATCTCCCACACGTAACCACGTGTCTTTTTTTATGGTGCCGGTGATCCTTCCTATTCGGGTTATTCCATCTATGCAGTTAATCCTGACACGATTTGCTCCGAGTAGGCTTTCTACGGTTGCGAGTGTTTCTCTCTTTTCTTTCTTTGGGATGCGTACCTCTAAATCTTTTTCTTCATCTGGATTGTTGTTTAGTGGCACTTTTATAATCCTCTTTTCTCAGTTGGTTTGGAAATAGAACTCTTTATAGGACGGTGCGATACACGTTCCTAATATTTATTTATCTTTTGTGTGGGCATCAACATGCCAGTTTTGGAACTTGCCAATTTTTAGCTTTTGTGTTAAGACATTTTTTCGATGAAAAAGTTATATAGTAGTATGGATATGTAGGGAGTCCGCACAGATTTGTTGTGTCAAGATGCAATGGGTCTGATGCTATATTGGTATGCATTTATGTGACTCAAAATCGAGGCGCATAACCCTTATATAGGATGTACGCATACCA
The DNA window shown above is from Methanohalophilus levihalophilus and carries:
- the eif1A gene encoding translation initiation factor eIF-1A; amino-acid sequence: MPLNNNPDEEKDLEVRIPKKEKRETLATVESLLGANRVRINCIDGITRIGRITGTIKKDTWLRVGDLVLAIPWDFQDTKADVIWKYTRQQVEWFQSNGYLKDQT